From Roseovarius sp. EL26, the proteins below share one genomic window:
- a CDS encoding LysR family transcriptional regulator has translation MPSHDSLQAFVLSAELGSFSAAARRLGKAQSAVSTAIANLEIDTGLILFDRSSRSPTLTKEGETLLPHAKGILLGNRELMAKATSMSEDIEDRLTMAIEQGLNQRPVLEVLSKFVETFPYVSLEILTTGPNDTATLLKEGRADLGLMTEQEGYPTGFHFHGVGHSVMASVCSISHPLADLKTVAHKDLREHRQIVLRSRSRDAIGLIGDLHYADPWYAESPRMIIDLLLHGLGWAELPLPVVHSLIASGELTELRYDFQHSDQIEGIDVVWTEQHALGRAGQWILDALLKVPQEEWRG, from the coding sequence ATGCCATCTCACGACAGCCTGCAAGCCTTTGTCCTTTCTGCTGAACTTGGTTCGTTCTCGGCAGCGGCGCGCCGATTGGGCAAAGCGCAATCTGCTGTTTCAACGGCCATTGCCAATCTGGAGATTGACACAGGACTTATCTTGTTTGACCGCAGCAGCCGGTCGCCCACACTTACCAAGGAAGGGGAAACCCTGCTTCCCCACGCCAAAGGCATCCTGTTGGGCAATCGCGAGCTCATGGCCAAGGCCACCTCGATGAGTGAAGACATCGAGGATCGCCTGACGATGGCAATTGAACAGGGTCTGAACCAGCGCCCCGTGTTAGAGGTTTTAAGCAAATTTGTAGAAACTTTCCCATATGTCTCGCTTGAGATCCTGACCACCGGGCCCAATGATACGGCAACTTTGCTGAAAGAAGGTCGCGCTGATCTGGGCCTGATGACCGAGCAGGAAGGCTATCCCACCGGGTTTCATTTTCACGGGGTCGGCCATTCGGTCATGGCATCCGTTTGTAGTATTTCACACCCGTTGGCCGACCTCAAAACTGTCGCGCACAAGGACCTGCGTGAGCACCGCCAGATCGTTTTACGAAGCCGGTCGCGTGACGCTATCGGCCTGATAGGAGACCTGCACTATGCCGATCCTTGGTATGCCGAAAGCCCGCGCATGATCATCGACCTTTTATTGCATGGTTTGGGCTGGGCCGAACTCCCGTTACCTGTTGTCCACTCCCTCATCGCATCTGGAGAGCTGACCGAGCTGCGCTACGACTTTCAACATAGTGACCAGATTGAGGGCATAGACGTGGTCTGGACAGAACAGCACGCCCTTGGCCGTGCCGGGCAATGGATTTTGGACGCGCTTCTCAAAGTGCCCCAAGAAGAATGGCGAGGGTAG
- a CDS encoding Xaa-Pro peptidase family protein, with protein sequence MPPPFSREEYNQRLIQVRTAMAERGFDGLVIGDPANINWLTGYDAWSFYTPQIMVVGLECEPTWIGREMDAGAAKFSSYLPDDQVVSFPETHVQQPGLHAADFMADWMVGKGFDGKRIAIENDVYFLTPATADILKSRLSNSTWSDCGLLVNWQRLTKSPAEIEMIRQASVIAGKAMQTAYDGARPGIRQCDLMADIVAAQIRGTPEFGGDQTALHPLVLAGEAASTAHPMWTDAQFERDQTIAFELGGCRKRYNAGLARTVHIGKPPAKLISTAQAVGEGMEAVLDSMKAGVLCRDVHAAWQAVLDGYGLEKKSRIGYSIGVGYSPDWGEHTISFRPSDATPLPENAVVHIILGMWMDGWGMELSETIHIRDNDAICLTQFPRDVHVIEA encoded by the coding sequence ATGCCGCCGCCATTTTCACGCGAAGAGTACAACCAACGTCTGATCCAGGTACGCACCGCAATGGCAGAGCGTGGGTTTGACGGTTTGGTCATTGGCGATCCCGCCAATATCAATTGGTTAACCGGCTATGACGCTTGGTCGTTCTACACCCCGCAGATTATGGTCGTCGGATTGGAGTGCGAACCCACTTGGATCGGCCGCGAGATGGACGCAGGGGCGGCGAAGTTTTCAAGCTACCTCCCCGATGATCAGGTGGTTTCCTTCCCCGAAACCCATGTCCAGCAACCCGGGCTGCATGCTGCGGACTTCATGGCCGACTGGATGGTGGGCAAAGGTTTTGATGGCAAACGAATTGCCATCGAAAACGATGTCTATTTCCTGACACCAGCCACCGCGGATATTCTCAAATCTCGCCTAAGCAACAGCACATGGAGCGATTGCGGTCTGCTGGTAAACTGGCAACGTCTGACCAAAAGTCCAGCTGAGATTGAGATGATACGTCAAGCCTCGGTCATCGCCGGAAAAGCCATGCAAACCGCCTATGACGGCGCGCGCCCCGGTATACGCCAGTGTGATCTGATGGCTGATATTGTTGCCGCACAAATCCGTGGCACACCAGAATTCGGCGGCGACCAAACCGCGCTGCACCCACTCGTATTAGCGGGTGAAGCCGCCTCGACCGCGCATCCGATGTGGACGGATGCGCAGTTTGAGCGCGATCAGACCATTGCGTTCGAGCTGGGCGGCTGCCGCAAACGCTACAACGCAGGCCTTGCACGAACCGTTCACATTGGAAAACCACCAGCAAAGCTGATCTCAACCGCTCAGGCCGTGGGTGAAGGCATGGAGGCTGTACTGGACAGCATGAAGGCGGGCGTGCTGTGCCGCGATGTCCACGCCGCATGGCAGGCAGTGTTGGATGGCTACGGCTTGGAAAAGAAAAGCCGGATCGGTTATTCGATCGGCGTCGGTTATTCACCGGACTGGGGTGAACACACCATCAGTTTCCGCCCCAGCGATGCCACACCCCTACCTGAGAATGCCGTTGTTCATATTATCCTTGGCATGTGGATGGATGGCTGGGGCATGGAACTGAGCGAGACTATTCACATCCGCGACAACGACGCGATTTGCCTGACCCAATTCCCTCGCGATGTGCATGTGATCGAGGCCTGA
- a CDS encoding helix-turn-helix transcriptional regulator → MSESFSKNLRRLCAERVSIAQVCREIGFNRQQFNRYLNGGGMPSAHNLHRIAQYFGISADTLVLDGDQFAVEVETLQPDVHTRSRPSLDYIFEGQARNLRRYLGFYHGHFQTPTWQGNIIRTLVWLREEQGKVVSHTFERAHSADGSIRQKTRHKGLVTFKGDRIYLIENANSEDGFMSSTIMFPAHRQQVNLIQGLTMGVATRPRLMPYATPIIWKRIPERVSARESIEQTGIFPEASTAIDPVIRKRLLEVADPQEFVAQIG, encoded by the coding sequence ATGTCAGAAAGTTTTTCCAAAAATTTACGCCGCCTGTGCGCCGAGCGTGTCAGCATTGCGCAGGTCTGTCGCGAAATCGGCTTCAATCGACAGCAATTCAACCGGTACCTCAATGGTGGCGGCATGCCCTCGGCACATAATCTACACCGTATCGCGCAGTATTTTGGGATAAGCGCCGATACATTGGTCTTGGATGGCGATCAGTTTGCTGTCGAAGTGGAAACACTACAACCCGATGTGCATACTCGGTCGCGCCCATCTTTGGATTATATCTTCGAAGGTCAGGCCCGTAATTTGCGGCGATATCTTGGGTTTTACCATGGCCATTTTCAGACCCCGACCTGGCAAGGTAATATCATCCGAACCCTTGTTTGGCTCAGAGAAGAGCAAGGTAAAGTGGTCAGTCATACATTTGAACGGGCCCATAGTGCAGATGGCAGCATTCGCCAAAAGACGCGGCACAAGGGGTTAGTGACCTTCAAGGGCGACAGAATTTATCTGATCGAAAATGCCAATAGCGAAGATGGCTTCATGTCCAGCACAATTATGTTTCCAGCCCATCGACAACAGGTCAACCTTATCCAGGGGCTTACCATGGGTGTCGCAACACGCCCCCGCTTGATGCCCTATGCCACACCAATCATCTGGAAGCGTATCCCCGAACGTGTCTCAGCCCGGGAAAGCATCGAGCAAACCGGGATATTCCCCGAGGCCAGTACCGCCATTGACCCGGTCATTCGCAAGCGCTTGCTTGAGGTAGCGGACCCACAGGAGTTTGTGGCGCAGATCGGGTAG
- a CDS encoding PACE efflux transporter has protein sequence MSDKVALRTGKDRMVYAVSFEVILMVLLIPAGAMFFDKGLAEIGLLGVILSLKAMLMHLIYNWVFDRIDARSGRVASQRSHLGRIMHAVGFEVTLMLTSLPILMWFLQVGVLQALATDAVVTTFVVGYTYVFTLVFDRLFPITPNVGTCEA, from the coding sequence ATGTCAGACAAAGTTGCATTGAGAACGGGAAAAGACCGGATGGTCTATGCAGTATCATTCGAAGTGATCCTGATGGTGCTTCTGATTCCGGCGGGCGCAATGTTTTTTGACAAAGGCTTGGCTGAGATTGGCCTGCTGGGGGTGATCTTGTCATTGAAGGCGATGTTGATGCATCTGATCTACAACTGGGTGTTTGACCGCATCGACGCACGTTCGGGCCGTGTGGCCAGCCAGCGCTCGCATCTGGGCAGGATCATGCACGCTGTCGGGTTCGAGGTCACCTTGATGCTGACCTCATTGCCGATCCTGATGTGGTTCTTGCAGGTCGGTGTGTTGCAGGCGCTGGCGACTGACGCCGTGGTGACGACCTTTGTGGTGGGATACACCTATGTTTTCACCTTGGTTTTCGACCGGCTGTTTCCGATCACACCCAATGTTGGAACCTGCGAGGCCTGA